A DNA window from Hydractinia symbiolongicarpus strain clone_291-10 chromosome 6, HSymV2.1, whole genome shotgun sequence contains the following coding sequences:
- the LOC130647893 gene encoding uncharacterized protein LOC130647893 encodes MMTLLARCGDIMTSFNRSFFKLIRKCSSRQNQCISDSMLSTVTIVFIFIGYLHIGVFTSLIPILDWTYIDSLYFWFVTFTTVGFGDMSYPINNSQYLVMIYRMFGLALLAGLIDSAILWANNRRKDLEHIKTKEIILRIQSSEAMAKLKELKSKGQETIRSRRFRSKSDACAHDEALKQVAKNEERKSEPMEIRELAFDKEELTICCCIKRQTHAQRELDMHTVDYIKTRPVLETFVPKFTSSPKHRRPAIPEVFVSNAEMKSEPQSVAEGNCNLFDDTCSVTSDLSTNDVRDLVVRNHNGSSVYLEVLKGAEVIKTPPSELLEEDVLSNHFVDTTVVEPDNTLRPDSHT; translated from the coding sequence ATGATGACTCTACTGGCACGTTGTGGTGACATCATGACGTCATTTAATCGTTccttttttaaacttattcGAAAATGTAGTAGCAGACAAAACCAATGTATATCAGATAGTATGCTATCTACAGTGACAATTGTGTTCATTTTTATTGGTTATTTGCACATTGGAGTATTCACCTCACTCATACCAATTTTAGATTGGACATACATTGACAGTTTATACTTTTGGTTCGTAACATTTACGACAGTCGGTTTCGGTGATATGAGTTATCCGATAAACAATTCGCAATATCTCGTTATGATTTATCGAATGTTTGGGCTAGCGTTACTAGCTGGTCTCATTGATTCAGCTATTTTATGGGCCAACAACAGACGGAAAGACCTAGAACACATTAAAACAAAGGAGATAATATTGCGAATACAGAGCTCAGAGGCAATGGCGAAACTTAAAGAGTTAAAATCAAAAGGACAAGAAACGATTAGAAGTCGAAGATTCCGCTCGAAAAGTGACGCGTGCGCACATGATGAAGCATTGAAACAAGTAGCGAAgaatgaagaaagaaaaagtgAACCCATGGAAATTCGCGAACTAGCTTTTGATAAAGAGGAACTCACCATATGCTGTTGTATAAAGAGACAAACGCATGCGCAAAGAGAACTTGATATGCATACCGTGGACTATATCAAAACACGGCCAGTTCTGGAAACTTTTGTTCCAAAATTCACTTCGAGTCCAAAACACAGGCGGCCAGCCATACCCGAAGTTTTCGTATCGAATGCGGAAATGAAATCCGAACCACAATCCGTTGCTGAAGGCAACTGCAACTTATTCGACGACACATGCTCTGTAACAAGTGACTTGTCCACAAATGACGTTCGTGATCTTGTTGTAAGAAATCATAATGGGAGCTCGGtctatttagaagttttaaaaGGCGCCGAAGTAATAAAAACTCCGCCATCAGAGTTGTTGGAAGAGGACGTATTATCAAACCATTTTGTAGACACTACTGTTGTGGAACCAGATAATACGTTAAGGCCCGATTCACATACCTAA